The following are encoded together in the Ezakiella massiliensis genome:
- a CDS encoding ABC transporter ATP-binding protein, with translation MKHKSNFFDNLFFLIKNWFAKDRMGALVVFLAAIIAVLIPMVEALITKTLADSLVDGLYMREFLYKLMAIFALYLLLKFISVWAEERTWYFQSKVSMLYGLDLMGAVMAKDLEDFEGADQRALFERAKAFAFDGDQADGAWSAIRFSKLLTSFLGFLTYSVIFSRVSPLLISILILTSALGYYMQDRLIKFGNTTADQMSLEEMRLYYLYRIAGDESAQKEARLNKTLALIFAYLDKFSQSYYKILRKYTRKANATSGIEAGLGFARDLATYIILTKMAMAGKISVGDFVFYLTLVMGFSEWLNNFTGHISSLKRISLACGKYRDFIGKDNFVDTRPSLEKIESIELKDLSFAYKEGGQILKDINLSLKMGDSLAIVGENGAGKTTLVKVLSGLYRPTAGNLYVNGKDLDAYSTESVYGRMSILFQDYFLLPGSLIDNIDNKNRDKEKVSALIDQLGLAKRINNLEDGLDSQVINLENNKITGFSGGEMQRILLAKSLAKDGDILILDEPTAALDPISEENLYKDYEKISKDKISIFISHRINSTRFCDRIIYMEDGQIVEAGSHQELMAKGGKYKTMYDLQASYYKEDDYEN, from the coding sequence ATGAAACATAAATCGAATTTTTTTGACAATTTATTTTTTCTAATAAAAAATTGGTTTGCCAAGGACCGGATGGGGGCCCTGGTTGTTTTTCTTGCAGCCATTATTGCCGTCCTCATTCCCATGGTCGAGGCCTTGATCACAAAGACCCTGGCCGATTCTTTGGTGGATGGCCTTTACATGAGAGAATTTTTATACAAACTCATGGCCATCTTTGCCCTGTATTTGCTTTTAAAATTTATTAGCGTTTGGGCAGAGGAGAGGACCTGGTATTTTCAATCCAAGGTTTCCATGCTCTACGGCTTGGACCTTATGGGGGCAGTCATGGCCAAGGACTTGGAGGACTTTGAGGGCGCAGACCAGCGGGCCCTCTTTGAAAGGGCTAAGGCCTTTGCCTTTGACGGTGACCAGGCTGATGGCGCTTGGTCGGCCATTAGATTTTCCAAATTACTCACTTCATTTTTAGGTTTTTTGACCTATTCAGTAATTTTTTCTAGGGTTTCGCCCCTTCTTATTTCCATTTTAATTTTGACATCCGCCCTGGGCTACTACATGCAAGATAGGCTGATCAAGTTTGGTAACACGACTGCCGACCAAATGTCCTTGGAGGAGATGCGGCTCTATTATCTTTATAGGATTGCTGGTGACGAGTCGGCACAAAAGGAGGCCAGATTAAACAAGACTCTGGCACTTATCTTTGCCTACTTGGATAAATTTTCCCAGTCCTATTACAAGATCTTGAGAAAATATACCAGAAAGGCCAACGCGACTTCCGGAATCGAGGCGGGCTTGGGTTTTGCCAGAGACCTGGCTACATATATTATCTTGACCAAGATGGCCATGGCTGGAAAGATTTCCGTCGGCGACTTTGTTTTTTATCTGACGCTTGTTATGGGCTTTTCCGAATGGCTGAACAATTTTACAGGCCACATTTCAAGTTTAAAGAGGATTTCGCTGGCCTGTGGCAAATATCGGGACTTCATTGGCAAAGACAATTTTGTTGACACCAGACCGTCACTCGAAAAAATAGAATCCATTGAATTAAAAGATTTGTCCTTCGCCTACAAGGAAGGCGGGCAGATTTTAAAAGATATTAATTTGTCCTTAAAAATGGGCGACTCGCTGGCAATAGTCGGAGAAAATGGAGCAGGCAAGACCACTTTGGTAAAAGTTTTGTCCGGCCTCTACCGCCCGACCGCTGGCAATTTGTATGTAAATGGCAAGGACCTGGACGCCTATTCCACGGAATCGGTCTATGGACGGATGAGTATTTTATTTCAAGATTATTTTCTCCTGCCCGGCAGCCTGATTGACAATATTGACAACAAAAACCGGGACAAAGAAAAAGTTTCTGCTCTGATTGACCAGCTGGGCCTGGCCAAAAGGATAAATAATTTGGAAGACGGTCTGGATAGCCAGGTTATCAATCTTGAAAACAACAAGATCACTGGTTTTTCTGGCGGAGAAATGCAGAGGATTCTCCTGGCCAAGTCCCTGGCCAAGGACGGCGATATTTTAATCTTGGACGAACCAACAGCCGCCTTGGATCCCATTAGCGAAGAAAATCTTTACAAGGATTATGAAAAAATTTCCAAGGACAAGATTTCGATTTTTATTTCCCACAGGATAAATTCAACTCGTTTTTGCGACCGAATAATTTACATGGAGGACGGGCAAATCGTCGAGGCCGGCAGCCACCAAGAACTCATGGCCAAGGGGGGCAAGTACAAGACCATGTACGATCTCCAAGCCAGCTACTATAAGGAGGACGACTATGAAAACTAG